A DNA window from Pseudomonas tohonis contains the following coding sequences:
- a CDS encoding isovaleryl-CoA dehydrogenase translates to MTYPSLNFALGDTIDMLREQVQHFVAAELAPRAAQVDSENAFPMDMWKKFGEMGLLGITVPEEFGGAGLGYLAHVVAMEEISRGSASVALSYGAHSNLCVNQINRNGTAEQKHKYLPKLISGEHVGALAMSEPNAGSDVVSMKLRADRKGDRFVLNGSKTWITNGPDANTYVIYAKTDLDKGPHGITAFIVERDWKGFSRSNKFDKLGMRGSNTCELFFDDVEVPEENILGVLNGGVKVLMSGLDYERVVLSGGPTGIMQACMDVVVPYIHDRKQFGQSIGEFQLIQGKVADMYTQLNASRAYLYAVAQACDRSETTRKDAAGVILYTAERATQMALDAIQILGGNGYINEFPAGRLLRDAKLYEIGAGTSEIRRMLIGRELFNETK, encoded by the coding sequence ATGACTTACCCGAGCCTGAACTTCGCCCTCGGCGACACCATCGACATGCTGCGCGAGCAGGTGCAGCACTTCGTCGCCGCCGAACTGGCGCCCCGCGCGGCCCAGGTGGACAGCGAGAACGCCTTCCCCATGGACATGTGGAAGAAGTTCGGCGAGATGGGCCTGCTCGGCATCACCGTGCCCGAGGAGTTCGGCGGCGCGGGCCTGGGCTACCTGGCCCACGTGGTGGCCATGGAGGAGATCAGCCGCGGTTCCGCCTCGGTCGCCCTCTCCTACGGCGCCCACTCCAACCTGTGCGTCAACCAGATCAACCGCAACGGCACCGCCGAGCAGAAGCACAAGTACCTGCCCAAGCTGATCAGCGGCGAGCACGTCGGCGCCCTGGCCATGAGCGAGCCCAACGCCGGCTCCGATGTGGTCTCCATGAAGCTGCGCGCCGACCGCAAGGGCGACCGCTTCGTGCTCAACGGCAGCAAGACCTGGATCACCAACGGCCCCGACGCCAACACTTACGTGATCTACGCCAAGACCGACCTGGACAAGGGCCCCCACGGCATCACCGCCTTCATCGTCGAGCGCGACTGGAAGGGGTTCTCCCGCAGCAACAAGTTCGACAAGCTCGGCATGCGCGGCTCCAACACCTGCGAGCTGTTCTTCGATGACGTCGAGGTGCCGGAGGAAAACATCCTCGGCGTGCTCAATGGCGGCGTGAAGGTGCTGATGAGCGGGCTCGACTACGAGCGCGTGGTGCTCTCAGGCGGCCCCACTGGGATCATGCAGGCGTGCATGGACGTGGTGGTGCCCTACATCCACGACCGCAAGCAGTTCGGCCAGAGCATCGGCGAGTTCCAGCTGATCCAGGGCAAGGTCGCCGACATGTACACCCAGCTCAACGCCAGCCGCGCCTACCTCTATGCCGTGGCCCAGGCCTGCGACCGCAGCGAGACCACCCGCAAGGACGCCGCCGGGGTGATCCTCTACACCGCCGAGCGCGCGACGCAGATGGCCCTGGACGCGATCCAGATCCTTGGCGGCAACGGCTACATCAACGAATTCCCCGCCGGCCGCCTGCTGCGCGACGCCAAGCTCTACGAGATCGGCGCCG
- a CDS encoding MerR family transcriptional regulator: MSKTYSISDLARELDVTTRAIRFYEEQEMLFPERRGQERIYSPKDLVALKLILRGKRIGFSLAECKELIDLYDPSSGNRKQLETFMEKIAARRAQLEQQLLDIQQMQLELDTAEERCLAALAETKKQGASA; the protein is encoded by the coding sequence ATGTCCAAGACCTACAGCATTTCCGACCTCGCCCGCGAACTGGATGTGACCACCCGCGCCATCCGCTTCTACGAGGAGCAGGAGATGCTCTTCCCCGAACGCCGGGGCCAGGAGCGCATCTACAGCCCCAAGGACCTGGTGGCGCTGAAGCTGATCCTGCGCGGCAAGCGCATCGGCTTCTCCCTCGCCGAGTGCAAGGAGCTGATCGACCTCTACGACCCGAGCAGCGGCAACCGCAAGCAGCTGGAGACCTTCATGGAGAAGATCGCCGCCCGCCGCGCGCAGCTGGAACAGCAGCTGCTCGACATCCAGCAGATGCAGCTGGAGCTGGACACCGCCGAGGAACGCTGCCTGGCCGCCCTCGCCGAAACCAAGAAACAGGGCGCCAGCGCCTGA
- a CDS encoding sigma-54-dependent Fis family transcriptional regulator, with product MPITRNDDVLRQSRLARLRLQSEGELPGGVLREEIDASWRRSLGHGLDCLEGDGAGIEQMRDLDLLLAGNRLLIDAATPELEYLVRQQGQGGLVILGDAQANVLAIEGQTDALQLAGLRDLRPGSCWSESLRGTNALGTAVVEGRPTLINSGEHYLDRLSRFACTSVPLKDPHGRVVGVIDLTREGHLAEPRDSFATLLLAAGNIESRLFGLTYPQQLVLAFHSRPQYLGSAWHGLLALSLDGELLAANDQACNLLRVERQALLGHRCEELLGARASGFLARLLQGGVSSVQTPRGEFFFRALHLPRHIGVAPVAPARQTAAPAPELEALAGGNARLARALRMARQGLAGELPVLLLGETGTGKEVVARALHQASARAGKPFVAVNCAAIPEGLIESELFGYREGAFTGSRKGGMVGRVMQAQGGTLFLDEIGDMPLALQARLLRVLQERRVAPLGAGEEQELDIAVICATHRDLQRLVQGGQFREDLYYRVNGVSLRLPSLRERDDLATLIAEVLARLGEPGMSLDKDLAELLGGYDWPGNIRQLEMVLRSALAMREPGERTLGLDHLTDSLLDELTSSRRQPGSIRENELELIRSALERHQGNVSAAADALGISRATLYRKLKQLRG from the coding sequence ATGCCAATAACAAGAAACGACGATGTCCTGCGGCAATCCCGGCTCGCCCGCCTGCGCCTGCAGAGCGAGGGCGAGCTGCCCGGCGGCGTGCTGCGCGAGGAGATCGACGCCTCCTGGCGGCGCAGCCTCGGCCACGGGCTCGACTGCCTCGAAGGCGACGGCGCGGGCATCGAGCAGATGCGTGACCTCGACCTCCTGCTGGCGGGCAACCGCCTGCTGATCGACGCCGCCACCCCCGAACTCGAATACCTGGTGCGCCAGCAGGGGCAGGGCGGCCTGGTGATACTCGGTGACGCCCAGGCCAACGTCCTGGCCATCGAAGGGCAGACCGATGCCCTTCAGCTCGCCGGCCTGCGCGACCTGCGCCCGGGCAGTTGCTGGAGCGAATCGCTGCGCGGCACCAACGCCCTGGGCACCGCCGTGGTCGAGGGCCGGCCGACCCTGATCAACAGCGGCGAGCACTACCTGGACCGCCTCAGCCGCTTCGCCTGCACCTCGGTGCCGCTGAAAGACCCCCATGGTCGCGTGGTCGGCGTCATCGACCTGACCCGCGAAGGCCACCTCGCCGAGCCCCGCGACAGCTTCGCCACGCTGCTGCTGGCGGCCGGCAATATCGAGAGCCGCCTGTTCGGCCTGACCTATCCGCAGCAGCTGGTGCTGGCCTTCCATTCACGCCCGCAGTACCTCGGCTCCGCCTGGCACGGCCTGCTGGCCCTGAGCCTGGACGGCGAGTTGCTGGCCGCCAACGACCAGGCCTGCAACCTGCTGCGGGTGGAGCGCCAGGCGCTGCTGGGGCACCGCTGCGAGGAGCTGCTCGGCGCCCGCGCCTCGGGCTTCCTCGCACGCCTGCTGCAAGGCGGGGTGAGCAGCGTGCAGACCCCGCGCGGCGAGTTCTTCTTCCGTGCCCTGCACCTGCCCCGGCACATCGGTGTCGCCCCGGTGGCACCGGCCAGGCAGACCGCCGCGCCCGCGCCGGAGCTGGAAGCCCTGGCCGGCGGCAATGCGCGCCTGGCCCGCGCCTTGCGCATGGCCCGCCAGGGGCTGGCCGGCGAGCTGCCGGTGCTGCTGCTGGGCGAAACCGGCACCGGCAAGGAAGTGGTCGCCCGCGCCTTGCACCAGGCCAGTGCGCGCGCGGGCAAGCCTTTCGTCGCGGTGAACTGCGCGGCGATCCCCGAAGGGCTGATCGAATCCGAACTCTTCGGCTACCGCGAGGGCGCCTTCACCGGCTCGCGCAAGGGCGGCATGGTCGGCCGGGTGATGCAGGCCCAGGGCGGCACGCTGTTCCTCGACGAGATCGGCGACATGCCCCTGGCCCTGCAGGCGCGCCTGCTGCGTGTCTTGCAGGAACGCCGCGTCGCACCGCTCGGCGCGGGCGAGGAGCAGGAGCTGGACATCGCCGTGATCTGCGCCACCCACCGCGACCTGCAGCGCCTGGTGCAGGGCGGGCAGTTCCGCGAAGACCTCTACTACCGCGTCAATGGCGTGAGCCTGCGCCTGCCGTCGCTGCGTGAGCGCGATGACCTGGCCACCCTCATCGCCGAGGTGCTGGCGCGCCTCGGCGAACCCGGCATGAGCCTGGACAAGGACCTGGCCGAACTGCTCGGCGGCTACGACTGGCCGGGCAACATCCGCCAACTGGAAATGGTGCTGCGCTCGGCCCTGGCCATGCGCGAGCCCGGCGAACGGACGCTGGGCCTGGACCACCTCACCGACAGCCTGCTGGACGAGCTGACCAGCAGCCGTCGCCAGCCCGGCAGCATCCGCGAGAACGAGCTGGAGCTGATCCGCAGCGCCCTGGAGCGCCACCAGGGCAATGTTTCCGCCGCCGCCGACGCCCTGGGCATCAGCCGCGCGACGCTGTATCGCAAGCTGAAGCAGCTCAGGGGATGA
- a CDS encoding ABC transporter ATP-binding protein, which translates to MTRLLLKLVDASDPDLLRRALAWLYGFVRPHGRAIAALLGLSLCASLLVLAQPWLTKTLIDDGLLARDFGTLVQVALAMILVGLLGTALSGINRYLHTRLSGRILFALRDDLYRHLQRLSPAFFGRKRLGDILSRLDGDVAEIQRFAVDSLFSAVSSVIGLVGAVALMLMLSWQLSLLLALLIPIEVLWLRWMRRKVEREVRSLRERSADVSSFLVETLPAMKFIQAAGAQQREARRLEGLGQGYMRQLLRVQVTEFFTHAVPGTLTSLSRACAFLIGGYWVIQGTWQLGALIAFSTYLGMAVGPVQSLLGLYVALQRMTVSLGRVMELQQEPVTVRQSDAPQPMPEGRGALRLEGVHFAHEQRAGVLLDGVDASIPAGLKVAISGASGVGKSTLIDLLQRFYDPDRGRILLDGADLRELDLLALRRCIAVVSQDIVLFRGTLAENLAYAAPDASREAIEQVARLARLDGLIASLPLGLDNPLGERGQQLSGGQKQRIAIARALLQDPLILVLDEATSAVDEATERDVIAAIDQLFAGRTRILISHRASTLAEADLAFRMEQGRLQRLEPVSHGH; encoded by the coding sequence ATGACCCGCCTCCTGCTCAAACTCGTCGACGCCAGCGACCCCGACCTGCTGCGCCGTGCCCTGGCCTGGCTCTACGGCTTCGTCCGCCCCCACGGGCGGGCCATCGCCGCGCTGCTTGGGCTGTCCCTCTGCGCCAGCCTCCTGGTGCTGGCGCAGCCCTGGCTGACCAAGACGCTGATCGACGACGGCCTGCTGGCCCGGGACTTCGGCACCCTGGTGCAGGTGGCCCTGGCGATGATCCTGGTCGGGCTGCTCGGCACGGCGCTGTCGGGCATCAACCGCTACCTGCACACACGGCTCTCGGGGCGCATTCTCTTCGCCCTGCGTGACGACCTCTACCGTCACCTGCAGCGCCTGTCGCCGGCCTTCTTCGGGCGCAAGCGCCTGGGCGACATCCTTTCCCGGCTGGATGGCGACGTGGCGGAAATCCAGCGCTTCGCCGTGGACTCGCTGTTCTCCGCCGTCTCCAGCGTCATCGGCCTGGTCGGCGCGGTGGCGCTGATGCTGATGCTGTCCTGGCAGCTGTCGCTGCTGCTGGCGCTGCTGATCCCCATCGAGGTGCTCTGGCTGCGCTGGATGCGGCGCAAGGTGGAGCGCGAGGTGCGCAGCCTGCGCGAGCGTTCGGCGGATGTGTCGTCCTTCCTGGTGGAAACCCTGCCGGCGATGAAATTCATCCAGGCCGCCGGTGCCCAGCAGCGCGAAGCGCGGCGCCTGGAAGGCTTGGGGCAGGGCTACATGCGCCAACTGCTGCGGGTGCAGGTCACCGAGTTCTTCACCCACGCGGTGCCCGGCACGCTCACCTCGCTGTCGCGCGCCTGCGCCTTCCTCATCGGCGGCTACTGGGTGATCCAGGGCACCTGGCAGCTGGGCGCGCTGATCGCCTTCTCCACCTACCTGGGCATGGCCGTGGGGCCGGTGCAGAGCCTGCTGGGGCTCTATGTCGCGCTGCAGCGGATGACCGTCAGCCTCGGCCGGGTGATGGAGCTGCAGCAGGAGCCGGTCACGGTGCGCCAGAGCGATGCGCCGCAACCGATGCCGGAAGGCCGTGGCGCGCTGCGCCTGGAGGGCGTGCACTTCGCCCACGAACAGCGTGCCGGCGTGCTGCTCGATGGCGTGGACGCGAGCATTCCCGCCGGCCTCAAGGTCGCCATCAGCGGGGCGTCGGGCGTCGGCAAGTCCACCCTGATCGACCTGCTGCAACGCTTCTACGACCCGGACCGGGGCCGCATCCTGCTGGACGGCGCCGACCTGCGCGAACTGGACCTGCTGGCCCTGCGCCGGTGCATCGCCGTGGTCAGCCAGGACATCGTGCTGTTCCGCGGCACCCTGGCGGAGAACCTCGCCTACGCCGCCCCCGATGCCAGCCGCGAGGCCATCGAACAGGTGGCGCGGCTGGCCCGCCTCGATGGCCTGATCGCGTCCCTGCCCCTGGGGCTGGACAACCCCCTGGGCGAGCGTGGCCAGCAGCTTTCCGGTGGGCAGAAGCAGCGCATCGCCATCGCCCGCGCGCTGTTGCAGGACCCGCTGATCCTGGTGCTGGACGAGGCCACCTCGGCGGTGGACGAAGCCACCGAGCGCGACGTGATCGCCGCCATCGACCAGCTCTTCGCCGGGCGTACGCGCATCCTCATCAGCCACCGCGCCTCGACCCTGGCCGAAGCCGATCTCGCGTTCCGCATGGAGCAGGGCCGCCTGCAGCGCCTGGAGCCGGTGAGCCATGGGCACTGA
- a CDS encoding peptidase S8 and S53 subtilisin kexin sedolisin, protein MGTELAIGIIDSGFAPEQAARVTLARRFWLEGGELQEGEAQPDALGHGPLVLDAICPPSAPARICMAQVFGERWQTSPLQVAAALYWLAEQGVALINMSLGLRNDRPVLREACALVQSAGVLLCASSPAQGAAVYPAGYPGVIRITGDARCAPGQWSWLGSPQADFGAHVSAANGVAGASMACAALCGIIAAYLREHPGAGREAVLRWLHEGAAFTGPERRHG, encoded by the coding sequence ATGGGCACTGAGCTGGCCATCGGCATCATCGACAGCGGCTTCGCCCCCGAGCAGGCCGCGCGGGTGACGCTGGCCCGACGCTTCTGGCTGGAGGGCGGCGAGCTGCAGGAAGGCGAGGCGCAGCCCGATGCCCTCGGCCACGGCCCCCTGGTGCTGGATGCCATCTGCCCGCCCAGCGCGCCGGCGCGCATCTGCATGGCGCAGGTCTTCGGCGAGCGTTGGCAGACCAGCCCGTTGCAGGTCGCCGCCGCCCTGTACTGGCTGGCGGAGCAGGGCGTGGCGTTGATCAACATGAGCCTCGGCCTGCGCAATGACCGCCCCGTGCTGCGCGAAGCCTGCGCGCTGGTGCAGAGCGCCGGTGTGCTGCTCTGCGCTTCCAGCCCCGCCCAGGGCGCGGCGGTGTACCCGGCCGGCTACCCGGGGGTGATCCGCATCACCGGTGATGCCCGTTGCGCGCCGGGGCAGTGGTCCTGGCTGGGCAGCCCCCAGGCCGATTTCGGCGCCCATGTCAGTGCCGCCAATGGCGTGGCCGGAGCCAGCATGGCCTGCGCTGCACTCTGCGGAATCATCGCGGCCTACCTGCGCGAGCACCCCGGTGCCGGCCGCGAGGCGGTGCTGCGCTGGCTGCACGAAGGCGCGGCCTTCACCGGGCCGGAGCGCCGCCATGGCTGA
- a CDS encoding NAD(P)/FAD-dependent oxidoreductase, which produces MAEVVVLGAGPAGAAVALGLKRLGYPVRVVSEWRRFAALEGVSQRVLEGLRHAGLTRARACADAPSARRVAWGADSQSINRECLLDRPRFDAALREDLAAVGIAVQEARVLRVEALERGHLVHLDGGEPLRADFLVEARGRQAPLAGGRLRGPETLSLLNTWREAPGQPGSALESLADGWAWMARREDGRCYWQITLDARDLPPKEQLPAWCAQRRSESALVRELFGEVALQPADLHARSSTAILFNEASGVDWLRVGDAAMAVDPLSGNGIFQSLSSALQAPAVINTLLQRPERAGLAQRFHQRRVEQSFLRFARTGRDFYALERRWAEQPFWRERSAWPDAEPLHVPAHVGQLRVERGPVIQGDLIEEREVVVTADQPLGIWHLDGIALAPIVRALHGGRVSEALAEQAPEARRKLQGWLLAQGYRP; this is translated from the coding sequence ATGGCTGAGGTCGTCGTGCTCGGCGCTGGCCCGGCGGGCGCTGCGGTCGCCCTGGGGCTGAAACGGCTGGGCTACCCGGTGCGCGTGGTCAGCGAGTGGCGGCGTTTCGCGGCCCTGGAGGGCGTCTCGCAACGGGTGCTCGAAGGCCTGCGTCATGCCGGTCTCACCCGTGCACGGGCCTGTGCCGATGCGCCGTCCGCTCGGCGGGTTGCCTGGGGCGCCGACAGCCAATCGATCAACCGCGAATGCCTGCTGGATCGCCCGCGCTTCGATGCGGCGCTGCGCGAGGACCTGGCCGCTGTCGGCATCGCGGTGCAGGAAGCGCGGGTGCTGCGGGTCGAGGCGCTGGAGCGGGGGCACCTCGTGCATCTCGACGGCGGCGAGCCGCTGCGTGCGGATTTCCTGGTGGAAGCCCGAGGTCGCCAGGCACCGCTGGCGGGGGGGCGCCTGCGTGGGCCGGAAACCCTCAGCCTGCTCAATACCTGGCGCGAAGCACCGGGCCAGCCGGGCTCGGCGCTGGAAAGCCTGGCCGACGGCTGGGCCTGGATGGCACGGCGGGAGGACGGGCGCTGCTACTGGCAGATCACCCTCGACGCCCGCGACCTGCCGCCCAAGGAGCAACTGCCGGCCTGGTGCGCGCAGCGCCGCAGTGAGTCCGCCCTGGTGCGCGAACTGTTCGGCGAGGTCGCGTTGCAGCCGGCCGACCTGCATGCCCGCAGCAGCACCGCGATTCTCTTCAACGAGGCCAGCGGCGTGGACTGGCTGCGCGTGGGCGATGCCGCCATGGCAGTGGACCCGCTTTCGGGCAATGGCATCTTCCAGTCCCTGTCCTCCGCGCTGCAGGCGCCGGCGGTGATCAACACCCTGCTGCAACGGCCCGAGCGCGCCGGCTTGGCGCAGCGCTTCCACCAGCGGCGGGTGGAGCAATCGTTCCTGCGCTTCGCCCGCACCGGTCGTGATTTCTACGCCCTGGAGCGGCGCTGGGCGGAGCAGCCGTTCTGGCGTGAACGCAGTGCCTGGCCGGATGCCGAGCCGCTGCACGTGCCAGCCCATGTGGGCCAGCTGCGGGTCGAGCGTGGGCCCGTCATCCAGGGCGATTTGATCGAGGAGCGCGAAGTGGTCGTCACCGCCGACCAGCCCCTGGGCATCTGGCACCTGGATGGCATCGCACTCGCGCCCATCGTCCGGGCGCTGCATGGCGGCCGGGTCTCCGAGGCCCTGGCGGAGCAGGCACCCGAGGCGCGGCGCAAGCTCCAGGGCTGGCTCCTGGCCCAGGGTTATCGGCCCTGA
- a CDS encoding protein phosphatase 2C domain-containing protein — protein sequence MHFDLIQTLSLAGKNSVPNDDRIGSAEQHAWVIDGATDLGEPGLMGERGGAAWLAGSAHRAFAGASGPLAELCNGVFDRVAADYARDRQREPVAHWELPRASLAAVAIEGESLACGHLGDCVVIHRSASGVAFLTPEPNRDTEQAEAAALGPGTGADNVRSAHVLADRRAARERPKAVLSVDAEQAKAGMHYARAPLARGDDLLLMTDGFAALFDTYRHYDAATLVARVLESGLLPLAAELRRIELEDAACLRYPRFKASDDASVIWLRVG from the coding sequence ATGCATTTCGACCTGATCCAGACCCTCAGCCTCGCGGGCAAGAACTCGGTTCCGAACGACGACCGCATCGGCAGCGCCGAGCAGCATGCCTGGGTCATCGACGGCGCCACCGACCTCGGCGAACCGGGGCTCATGGGCGAGCGCGGTGGCGCGGCCTGGCTGGCCGGCTCGGCGCATCGCGCATTCGCCGGTGCCTCGGGCCCGCTGGCGGAACTGTGCAACGGGGTGTTCGACCGCGTCGCCGCGGACTATGCGCGTGACCGCCAGCGCGAGCCGGTCGCCCACTGGGAGTTGCCCCGCGCCTCGCTCGCTGCCGTGGCCATCGAGGGCGAAAGCCTCGCCTGCGGCCATCTCGGCGACTGCGTCGTCATCCACCGCAGCGCCAGCGGCGTCGCCTTCCTCACCCCCGAGCCGAACCGCGACACCGAACAGGCCGAAGCCGCGGCCCTGGGCCCGGGCACCGGTGCCGACAACGTGCGCAGCGCCCATGTGCTGGCCGACCGCCGCGCCGCCCGCGAACGCCCGAAGGCGGTGCTGAGCGTCGACGCCGAGCAGGCGAAGGCGGGCATGCACTACGCCCGCGCGCCGCTGGCCAGGGGGGACGACCTGCTGCTGATGACCGATGGCTTCGCCGCGCTGTTCGACACCTACCGCCACTACGACGCCGCCACCCTGGTGGCCCGCGTGCTCGAGAGCGGCCTGCTGCCGCTGGCCGCCGAGCTGCGCCGCATCGAGCTCGAAGATGCCGCCTGCCTGCGCTACCCGCGCTTCAAGGCCAGCGACGATGCCTCGGTGATCTGGTTGCGGGTGGGGTAG
- a CDS encoding AraC family transcriptional regulator, translating into MPSIEKVLWFLETELGSELDLGHVARQFGLSPFALSRFFSIATGWSVMRYIRARRLSQAALALGERKRDILDIALDAGYGSHEAFTRAFSDLFGVTPRQVREQGCGNLSLVEPLRMKEMSFVELSEPRFETRPEFVIAGLGERFTFDKNEGIVGLWQAFIPYLGNIPGQTSYVTYGLCCNPGEDGSFEYIAGVEVPRVEGLPPALRHFKVPRQDYAVFRHLGHISTIHQTFLTIFNKWLPESGYAFADAPEFERYSADFEPMEGTGFVEVWVPVVRRSQAP; encoded by the coding sequence ATGCCAAGCATCGAGAAAGTCCTGTGGTTCCTCGAAACGGAGTTGGGCTCCGAGCTGGATCTCGGGCATGTCGCGCGCCAGTTCGGCCTGTCGCCTTTCGCCCTGTCGCGGTTCTTCTCGATAGCGACGGGCTGGTCGGTGATGCGCTACATCCGCGCGCGCCGGTTGAGCCAGGCGGCGCTGGCATTGGGCGAGAGAAAGCGCGACATCCTCGATATCGCGCTGGATGCCGGCTACGGCTCCCATGAAGCCTTCACACGTGCCTTCAGCGACCTGTTCGGCGTAACGCCCCGGCAGGTTCGCGAACAGGGGTGCGGGAACCTGTCACTGGTGGAGCCTTTGCGCATGAAAGAAATGAGCTTCGTGGAACTGTCCGAACCCCGTTTCGAAACCCGCCCCGAGTTCGTGATCGCCGGCCTGGGCGAGCGTTTTACCTTCGATAAGAACGAAGGCATCGTCGGCCTCTGGCAGGCCTTCATTCCCTACCTGGGCAACATCCCCGGGCAAACCAGCTACGTCACCTACGGCCTGTGCTGCAACCCCGGCGAGGACGGCAGCTTCGAATACATCGCCGGCGTCGAAGTGCCCCGTGTCGAAGGGCTACCGCCCGCCCTGCGCCACTTCAAGGTGCCTCGGCAGGACTACGCCGTGTTCCGCCACCTGGGCCACATCTCGACGATCCACCAGACCTTCCTCACGATCTTCAACAAGTGGCTGCCGGAGTCCGGGTACGCCTTCGCCGACGCCCCGGAGTTCGAGCGATACAGCGCCGATTTCGAGCCGATGGAGGGGACGGGGTTCGTGGAGGTGTGGGTGCCGGTGGTGCGGCGCAGCCAAGCCCCGTAG
- a CDS encoding CopG family ribbon-helix-helix protein: protein MSLVSLTISEKVAQYLASLAKATGRSEDSLAEEALWQYLHREVWQLAETERALKEADAGDFANDEEVQAVLEKWSGNAY, encoded by the coding sequence ATGTCACTCGTTTCGCTCACTATTTCCGAGAAGGTCGCCCAGTACCTGGCCAGCCTGGCCAAGGCCACTGGCCGCAGTGAAGACTCCCTGGCGGAGGAAGCGCTGTGGCAATACCTGCACCGTGAAGTCTGGCAACTGGCGGAAACAGAGCGCGCCTTGAAGGAGGCTGATGCCGGCGACTTCGCCAACGATGAGGAGGTGCAGGCCGTACTGGAGAAATGGTCCGGCAATGCATATTGA
- a CDS encoding aldehyde dehydrogenase family protein translates to MHSELPVLPQTRDFLDRPLKMLIGDGWQDAASGATLDFRNPATGDVLGSVPSAAAEDVDRAVRAARQAFDDSPWSRMRPRERQNLLWRLADLMERDAQQLAELECLNNGKSAAVAQVMDVQLGIDFLRYMAGWATKIEGTTVDPSLPLMPDDRFHGFIRREAVGVVGAIVAWNFPLLLACWKLGPALATGCTLVLKPADETPLTALKLAELVLEAGYPAGVFNVVTGTGLNAGVALTRHPGVDKLTFTGSTEVGKQIGKAAMDNMTRVTLELGGKSPTLVLPDANLQEAAAGAATAIFFNQGQVCCAGSRLYVHRKHFDNVVADIAGIANAMKLGNGLDPNVQMGPLISAKQQDRVTGYIDLGRELGATVACGGEGFGPGYFVKPTVLVDVDQKHRLVQEEIFGPVLVAMPFDDLDEAVRLANDNPYGLGASIWSNDLSAVHRMIPRIKSGSVWVNCHSALDPALPFGGYKMSGVGREMGAAAIEHYTEVKSVLIRV, encoded by the coding sequence ATGCATTCCGAACTGCCCGTACTGCCCCAGACCCGAGACTTCCTCGACCGCCCGCTGAAGATGCTGATCGGCGATGGCTGGCAGGACGCCGCCAGCGGCGCCACCCTGGACTTCCGCAACCCCGCCACGGGCGATGTGCTGGGTAGCGTGCCCTCCGCCGCCGCCGAGGATGTCGACCGCGCCGTACGTGCCGCGCGCCAGGCCTTCGACGACTCGCCCTGGAGCCGCATGCGCCCGCGCGAGCGGCAGAACCTGCTGTGGCGCCTGGCCGACCTGATGGAGCGCGACGCCCAGCAACTGGCCGAGCTGGAATGCCTGAACAACGGCAAGAGCGCCGCCGTCGCCCAGGTGATGGACGTGCAACTGGGCATCGACTTCCTGCGCTACATGGCCGGCTGGGCCACAAAGATCGAAGGCACCACGGTCGACCCGTCGCTGCCGCTGATGCCCGACGACCGCTTCCACGGCTTCATCCGGCGCGAGGCGGTGGGCGTGGTGGGCGCCATCGTCGCCTGGAACTTCCCCCTGCTGCTGGCCTGCTGGAAGCTCGGCCCGGCACTGGCCACCGGCTGCACCCTGGTGCTCAAGCCCGCCGACGAAACCCCGCTAACCGCCCTCAAGCTGGCCGAGCTGGTGCTGGAGGCGGGCTACCCGGCGGGGGTGTTCAACGTGGTGACCGGCACCGGCCTCAACGCCGGCGTCGCCCTCACCCGCCACCCGGGCGTGGACAAGCTGACCTTCACCGGCTCAACCGAGGTGGGCAAGCAGATCGGCAAGGCGGCCATGGACAACATGACCCGCGTGACCCTGGAGCTGGGCGGCAAATCCCCCACCCTCGTCCTGCCCGACGCCAACCTGCAGGAGGCCGCCGCCGGCGCCGCCACGGCCATCTTCTTCAACCAGGGGCAGGTGTGCTGCGCCGGCTCGCGCCTCTACGTGCACCGCAAGCACTTCGACAACGTGGTCGCCGACATCGCCGGCATCGCCAACGCCATGAAGCTCGGCAACGGCCTGGACCCCAACGTGCAGATGGGCCCGCTGATCTCCGCCAAGCAACAGGACCGCGTCACCGGCTACATCGACCTCGGCCGCGAACTGGGCGCCACCGTCGCCTGCGGCGGCGAAGGCTTCGGCCCGGGCTACTTCGTCAAACCCACCGTCCTCGTCGACGTCGACCAGAAGCACCGGCTGGTGCAGGAAGAAATCTTCGGCCCCGTACTCGTCGCCATGCCCTTCGACGACCTCGACGAAGCCGTGCGCCTGGCCAACGACAACCCCTACGGCCTGGGCGCGAGCATCTGGTCCAACGACCTTTCCGCCGTGCACCGCATGATCCCGCGCATCAAGTCCGGCTCCGTCTGGGTCAACTGCCACAGCGCCCTCGACCCGGCGCTGCCGTTCGGGGGCTACAAGATGTCGGGGGTCGGCCGCGAGATGGGCGCGGCTGCGATCGAGCACTACACGGAGGTGAAATCGGTGTTGATCAGGGTGTGA